One window of the Leptospira koniambonensis genome contains the following:
- a CDS encoding acyl-CoA dehydrogenase family protein, with amino-acid sequence MKGIQEKKIDLYNPTDDHLSLRENVSAFAKENLDQQAKDHDDEESFNKDLFRRLGAELGIFGVTVPQEDGGMGLDPVASVIIHEEFSAYDPGFTLSYLAHEVLFVNNFYHSGNPSQRAKYMPKVLSGEWIGGMGMTEPGAGTDVLGMTTVATRKGDKFVLNGRKQFITNGIVGQVFLVYAKTSKDSRRTTSFIVESSYPGFSFGKKEEKMGMRSSPTTQLVFENLEVPAENLIGAEDGALTHMMRNLEIERVTLAAQSLGIAKRCVDVMCEYTILHREAFDKKLIEFGQIQRLLAESYADYQAARALVYDVASKIHPENRNSLGAASAKLVATQMAERVSRNAIQVLGGYGYCREYPVERLHRDAILLSIGGGTNEAMQKNIAADLKKLYASSGM; translated from the coding sequence ATGAAGGGAATCCAAGAAAAAAAAATAGATCTATATAATCCAACCGATGATCATCTTTCCTTAAGAGAGAATGTAAGCGCTTTCGCAAAAGAGAATTTGGATCAACAAGCAAAGGATCATGACGATGAAGAATCCTTTAATAAAGATCTATTTCGTAGATTAGGTGCGGAGCTGGGAATCTTTGGAGTTACAGTTCCTCAAGAAGATGGAGGAATGGGGTTGGACCCTGTTGCAAGTGTGATCATTCACGAGGAATTCTCCGCATATGATCCTGGATTTACTCTATCATATTTAGCTCATGAAGTACTTTTCGTGAACAATTTCTATCACAGTGGAAATCCTTCCCAAAGAGCTAAATACATGCCAAAGGTTCTTTCTGGAGAATGGATCGGTGGAATGGGAATGACCGAGCCAGGAGCGGGAACGGACGTTCTTGGAATGACAACAGTTGCTACTCGTAAAGGCGATAAATTTGTGTTAAATGGTAGAAAACAATTTATCACAAATGGGATTGTAGGTCAGGTATTCTTGGTATATGCAAAAACCAGTAAGGATTCTCGCAGAACAACTTCCTTCATAGTAGAGAGTTCTTATCCTGGATTCAGTTTTGGCAAAAAAGAAGAGAAGATGGGAATGAGATCTTCTCCAACCACTCAACTCGTTTTTGAAAACTTAGAAGTTCCAGCAGAAAATTTGATAGGTGCCGAAGACGGGGCCTTAACTCATATGATGAGAAATCTTGAGATTGAAAGAGTAACTCTTGCTGCACAATCTTTAGGAATTGCAAAACGTTGTGTAGATGTAATGTGCGAATATACTATTCTTCATAGAGAAGCCTTTGATAAAAAACTGATAGAATTTGGACAGATCCAAAGATTGCTCGCTGAGTCTTATGCAGATTATCAAGCCGCAAGAGCCTTAGTATATGATGTTGCTTCTAAAATACATCCTGAAAACCGAAACTCACTTGGAGCTGCTTCTGCAAAACTTGTAGCTACTCAAATGGCGGAAAGAGTTTCCAGAAATGCAATCCAAGTGCTGGGTGGTTACGGTTATTGTAGAGAATACCCTGTAGAAAGATTACATAGAGATGCCATCTTGCTTTCCATTGGTGGTGGAACAAACGAGGCAATGCAAAAAAATATAGCTGCTGATCTAAAGAAGCTATATGCAAGCTCAGGAATGTAA
- a CDS encoding LIC_10091 family lipoprotein: MRKKGPKTVVLLKNKKNLFLTVLFICSVFYLIDCSAGQGQRDHSVFGRRASLTREGLQLSAIDTPPADRHLHAEHYPSSNERRLDLFKSRVVGLGGGYMGVGTDQNLTLIAWARSEFAYLFDFDPVTVSINRLHLHFLEISPTYPEFEKLWDPKNKETVLPIIEKRFSNDPEYQVILKSYQIALRKGAVPQRLGDLHKISKVYPQFTSFHNDTKDYDHLRNLVLDGKIIAIDGNLLGDKTINSISEKAKELEIPIRILYTSNAEEYFRYPEGMRKNFLNLYGDTKSIVIRTVTKGAKVYGFPDGEMFPAAFPFHYNIQSLDNLKTWLTKESVLYTTILLRNRKPIEKGFSLIEALPPEPKK, from the coding sequence ATGAGAAAAAAAGGGCCTAAGACGGTCGTTTTACTTAAAAATAAAAAGAATTTATTCTTAACGGTTTTATTCATTTGTTCGGTTTTCTATCTTATCGATTGTTCTGCTGGCCAAGGTCAGAGGGATCATTCAGTATTCGGAAGAAGAGCTTCTTTAACTAGAGAAGGATTACAACTTTCAGCAATCGATACTCCTCCAGCAGATCGTCATCTTCATGCAGAACATTATCCTTCTTCAAATGAAAGAAGATTGGACCTGTTTAAATCCAGAGTAGTGGGTTTAGGCGGTGGTTATATGGGAGTTGGAACAGATCAGAATCTAACTTTGATCGCATGGGCAAGAAGTGAATTTGCTTATCTATTCGATTTTGATCCAGTAACAGTTTCCATTAATAGACTTCATCTTCATTTTCTAGAAATTTCTCCTACTTATCCAGAATTTGAAAAACTTTGGGATCCTAAGAATAAAGAGACTGTTCTTCCTATTATCGAAAAAAGATTTTCGAATGATCCAGAATATCAAGTAATTCTAAAGTCTTACCAAATCGCTCTTAGAAAGGGAGCCGTTCCTCAACGTTTAGGGGACTTACATAAGATCTCTAAAGTGTATCCTCAATTTACCTCTTTTCATAATGATACAAAGGATTATGATCACCTCAGAAATCTGGTATTAGATGGAAAAATAATTGCGATCGATGGGAATTTATTGGGAGACAAGACTATAAATTCGATTTCTGAAAAAGCGAAAGAGCTCGAGATCCCGATTCGTATTTTATATACTTCTAATGCAGAAGAATATTTTAGATATCCGGAAGGAATGAGAAAGAATTTCTTAAATCTGTACGGAGATACTAAAAGTATAGTGATCCGCACCGTTACTAAAGGTGCTAAGGTATACGGATTCCCGGATGGAGAGATGTTCCCCGCAGCGTTTCCTTTTCATTATAATATCCAATCTTTAGATAACCTAAAGACTTGGCTGACCAAAGAAAGTGTTCTATATACAACGATACTTCTTCGTAATCGTAAACCGATCGAAAAGGGATTTTCTTTAATAGAAGCATTACCTCCGGAACCTAAAAAATGA
- a CDS encoding CapA family protein — translation MIRSSIFCLGIAFFAVPCSSQNVKTGSTTDSVRIVAVGDIMSHQTQIDTAYDKECDCWKFDEVFQEVSSMISEADLAVGNLETTLPGDPKQYTGYPQFGAPDSLAKAIKDIGFDVLSTANNHSCDKGKLGVVRTLSVLDQLGLKHLGTYKDKEEYEKNRILFVPVGNLNLAFLDYTYGTNGLEIPAGTVINLIDKDQIASDIVLAKKSKPDAIIVMYHYGTEYLHQPDPFQVEMVEHAFSSGADIVLGGHPHTLQRFGKKMIKDKFGISKERFYIYSLGNFISGQDRRYVDGGLILKFSLSKENDKLNIFDISYEPVWVYIDRTGSKAQFRLLPVKKYLNNDQERKLPETSFQRMKQFYKDTVDLLGP, via the coding sequence ATGATCAGAAGCTCTATCTTTTGTTTGGGGATTGCATTTTTTGCAGTTCCTTGTTCTTCTCAGAACGTTAAGACAGGTTCAACCACTGATTCAGTTCGAATTGTAGCAGTGGGAGATATCATGTCTCATCAAACTCAGATAGATACAGCTTATGATAAAGAATGTGACTGCTGGAAATTCGACGAGGTATTCCAAGAAGTGTCTTCCATGATCTCTGAAGCAGATCTTGCCGTTGGAAATTTAGAAACCACTCTTCCTGGAGATCCTAAACAATATACTGGTTATCCTCAATTCGGGGCTCCAGATTCTCTTGCGAAAGCAATTAAGGATATCGGTTTCGATGTGCTTTCTACTGCAAATAACCATTCCTGTGATAAAGGTAAGTTAGGAGTAGTCAGAACCCTTTCCGTGTTGGATCAATTAGGTCTGAAACATTTGGGAACGTACAAGGACAAAGAAGAATATGAAAAAAATAGAATATTATTTGTCCCTGTTGGAAATCTAAATCTTGCATTTTTAGATTATACATATGGAACCAATGGTCTGGAAATCCCTGCTGGAACAGTGATCAATCTGATCGACAAAGACCAAATAGCTTCTGATATTGTTTTGGCCAAAAAATCCAAACCTGATGCAATTATTGTAATGTATCATTACGGAACAGAATATCTGCATCAACCAGATCCTTTTCAGGTAGAAATGGTGGAACATGCATTTTCTTCCGGAGCGGATATTGTTCTAGGCGGACATCCTCATACACTCCAAAGATTTGGTAAAAAAATGATTAAGGATAAATTCGGGATCTCGAAAGAGAGATTTTATATTTATTCTTTGGGTAACTTCATTTCAGGCCAAGACAGACGTTATGTGGATGGAGGACTTATACTAAAATTCTCCTTATCTAAAGAGAATGATAAATTAAATATTTTTGATATATCTTATGAGCCTGTTTGGGTTTACATAGACAGAACTGGGTCTAAGGCGCAGTTTAGATTATTGCCTGTTAAAAAATATTTAAATAATGATCAGGAAAGAAAACTTCCTGAGACTTCGTTCCAAAGAATGAAACAATTCTATAAAGACACTGTAGATCTACTCGGTCCTTAG
- a CDS encoding alkene reductase encodes MNLLFTEYTLGKNKLKNRAVMAPMTRSRAIGNIPNDLMAEYYSQRAGAGLLITEGVSPSPNGLGYARIPGIFSDEQVQAWKKVTDAVHANQGRIFVQLMHSGRVGNHLNLPEGAELVGPSAIGLKGTVWTDAEGSQPYSSPREMTSKDIQVAIREYVTAAENAIKAGFDGVELHGANGYLIEQFLHPSANHRTDEYGGDWKKRNRFAVEVATAVVEAIGADKVAIRLSPYGVFNDLEIHNEIEEQYKDLATSLGKLGLVYIHIVDHSSMGAIKPTDSVVTSIRESYKSGNPNGAYILSGGYDPGRADSDLKEKNADLIAFGRNFISNPDLVERLEKGIPLAEPDASTFYTPGEKGYTDYPIASLSKV; translated from the coding sequence ATGAACCTATTATTTACTGAATATACATTAGGAAAGAATAAGCTAAAAAACAGAGCCGTTATGGCTCCAATGACTCGCTCCAGAGCAATCGGAAATATTCCGAACGATTTGATGGCGGAATATTATTCCCAAAGAGCAGGCGCCGGTCTATTGATTACAGAAGGTGTTTCTCCTTCTCCCAATGGTTTAGGATACGCAAGGATCCCAGGAATTTTTTCAGATGAGCAAGTTCAGGCCTGGAAGAAGGTTACAGATGCAGTGCATGCAAACCAAGGTAGAATATTTGTACAGCTTATGCATTCAGGAAGAGTAGGGAATCATCTCAATCTTCCTGAAGGTGCGGAACTTGTAGGACCTTCTGCCATTGGATTAAAAGGAACTGTTTGGACTGACGCAGAAGGAAGCCAACCTTACTCTTCTCCAAGAGAAATGACTTCAAAGGATATCCAAGTAGCGATCCGAGAATATGTGACTGCTGCAGAGAACGCAATCAAGGCAGGATTTGATGGAGTTGAACTTCATGGCGCCAATGGATATTTGATAGAACAATTTTTACATCCAAGTGCAAATCATAGAACCGATGAATACGGCGGAGATTGGAAGAAGAGAAATAGATTCGCCGTAGAAGTTGCGACCGCAGTTGTGGAAGCAATCGGAGCAGATAAAGTAGCGATTAGACTTTCTCCTTACGGTGTATTTAACGATTTAGAAATTCATAATGAAATAGAAGAACAATACAAAGACCTCGCTACATCTTTAGGAAAACTTGGACTCGTTTATATTCATATAGTGGACCATTCTTCCATGGGAGCGATTAAACCGACTGATTCAGTGGTTACTTCGATCAGAGAATCTTATAAATCCGGAAATCCAAACGGAGCTTATATTCTTTCAGGTGGTTATGATCCTGGTCGCGCGGATTCTGATCTAAAAGAAAAAAATGCGGATCTAATTGCATTTGGTCGTAACTTTATTTCGAATCCAGATTTAGTGGAAAGATTGGAGAAGGGAATCCCTCTTGCTGAGCCTGATGCTTCTACATTCTATACTCCGGGAGAAAAAGGATATACTGACTATCCTATAGCTTCTCTTTCTAAAGTTTAA
- a CDS encoding SH3 domain-containing protein, whose amino-acid sequence MAAMALKFRILLVLLLPPLYLSLVAQTSDPYHYVLITSGVLNVRETPETGKIVFTLNRGNKVKILPDETKGPIDWAKIKSEDGRTGFVSRKYLGLTPPDTLDEYKLIGFVWSGYDPKDLPIFVPLAFFSPKGWQEAKDEYEFDYKFRSGVNTSLPSFSLLEGDKGPSFSAASPTTYGCQEFPALKVKPAGDIKAKKDWLVYSPDLGLQSIPLQELSKTDTDYTLFKSLAETTWKARGYPETEWLHSTMEEVYSFKNNKKETFISGRIAYHKKGAERRYLYLLGRKFGTDRILISYEKSEKLTEELGFYGGSYHLIGVIYREEDPVPILLFTDIGYDSSIKSLYELKNGTLQLLLRGAGDAC is encoded by the coding sequence GTGGCTGCAATGGCGCTTAAATTCCGGATCTTATTAGTATTACTTCTACCTCCATTGTATCTTTCTTTGGTCGCTCAGACCTCAGATCCATATCACTATGTTCTAATCACCTCAGGCGTGTTAAACGTTAGAGAGACTCCTGAAACCGGAAAGATCGTCTTTACCCTAAACAGGGGAAATAAGGTCAAAATCCTTCCCGATGAAACAAAAGGTCCTATCGATTGGGCTAAGATCAAATCTGAAGACGGTAGAACAGGTTTTGTTTCCAGAAAATATTTAGGACTCACCCCACCAGACACATTAGATGAATATAAACTGATTGGATTTGTTTGGTCCGGATATGATCCAAAGGATCTTCCCATCTTTGTTCCGCTTGCATTCTTCAGTCCAAAAGGTTGGCAAGAAGCAAAAGACGAATACGAATTTGATTATAAATTCAGGAGTGGTGTGAATACTTCTCTTCCTTCTTTTTCATTATTAGAAGGAGATAAGGGACCTTCTTTTTCCGCGGCCTCGCCTACTACTTACGGATGCCAAGAATTCCCCGCATTAAAAGTAAAACCTGCAGGAGATATTAAAGCCAAAAAAGATTGGTTGGTATATTCTCCAGATCTAGGACTACAATCTATTCCTCTCCAAGAATTATCTAAGACAGATACAGATTATACTCTTTTCAAAAGTTTAGCAGAAACTACTTGGAAAGCGAGAGGATATCCTGAAACCGAATGGCTTCATTCCACAATGGAAGAAGTGTATTCTTTCAAAAATAATAAAAAGGAAACCTTCATTTCCGGTAGGATTGCCTATCATAAAAAAGGTGCGGAAAGAAGGTATCTCTATCTATTAGGACGCAAGTTTGGGACAGACAGAATTTTGATCTCTTACGAAAAATCCGAAAAACTCACTGAAGAATTAGGATTTTACGGCGGTTCTTATCATTTGATTGGAGTCATTTATAGAGAAGAAGATCCGGTTCCTATATTATTATTTACTGATATAGGTTATGACTCTTCTATCAAATCTTTATACGAATTAAAGAATGGGACCTTGCAGTTATTATTAAGAGGTGCGGGAGACGCCTGCTAA
- a CDS encoding LIC10415 family protein, giving the protein MDVQLTNLVSSAEKLLRDKRSSVPGKTGVPSEAQNAADKTEFSSSLTSRYLKVQETLGTLQEQLSKEQMKLGVLSEAKSTPKDDLINILFGETPLFRELVENPNQDLNQLREQVQVKKDQLMDSIRKYEVESENVLSVGMLKNPENFRKSIENLSGKDIQMKQLSEKTIERLIQD; this is encoded by the coding sequence ATGGACGTTCAACTTACGAATCTAGTCTCATCAGCAGAGAAACTTCTCCGCGACAAGAGATCTTCCGTTCCAGGAAAGACGGGAGTACCCTCGGAAGCCCAAAACGCAGCCGACAAAACCGAGTTTTCTAGCAGCTTGACTTCTAGATACTTGAAAGTTCAAGAAACCTTGGGGACTCTCCAAGAACAACTTTCTAAAGAACAAATGAAACTCGGAGTACTGAGCGAAGCTAAGAGCACGCCTAAAGATGATCTAATCAATATTCTTTTTGGTGAAACTCCTTTGTTCAGAGAATTGGTAGAGAACCCAAATCAGGATCTAAACCAATTAAGAGAGCAGGTTCAAGTGAAGAAGGACCAACTAATGGATTCTATCCGCAAATACGAAGTGGAATCCGAAAATGTGCTCTCAGTCGGAATGCTTAAGAACCCTGAAAATTTCCGGAAATCGATCGAGAACCTTTCCGGCAAAGATATTCAGATGAAGCAGCTATCCGAGAAAACGATAGAAAGACTGATCCAAGATTAA
- a CDS encoding LptF/LptG family permease, with product MARPFDDGFGMQFSLPEIRPKEWIHRIKEEFFPPRILDKYVFSEFVKIFIGALITLGFLALMSSYSDIKGDMASSKGGKIHGWLFILFRLPQMLIQYIMNIAILFSVSFTVGQFSANKELVAMMAAGISFRRIVTPIVAFSCVLWFAAFFLKQTVVAPLNARANEEHKMLKEGDQNTLVGVVYQKHFKGQEGFYYIYYYDTKEEEIKGGFNYICLTREQTPDYLLVAQKAKFDYQKDVWVLKGVEETKFDDELQVVSVQKFTEKEYTLPEKPDYFKKLKGSVEEMNFFELSEEKENRIRKGLSYGDVDIAKHTLFAEPLLIVVLTLVGCASGFFTKRMAIVSSLGVSIGVALLYMIMDPSFKSLGENEVIPIWLASWITPILFLSGLYVIYKRLKV from the coding sequence ATGGCTCGGCCTTTTGATGATGGATTCGGAATGCAATTCAGTCTTCCCGAAATCCGTCCCAAAGAATGGATCCATAGAATAAAGGAGGAGTTTTTCCCTCCTAGGATCTTGGATAAGTATGTATTCTCTGAGTTTGTAAAAATATTTATCGGTGCATTGATCACTTTAGGATTTTTGGCCCTTATGTCTTCCTATAGCGATATCAAAGGGGACATGGCCTCCTCCAAAGGTGGAAAGATCCACGGCTGGCTTTTCATTTTGTTCCGACTTCCCCAGATGCTGATCCAGTACATCATGAACATCGCTATATTATTTTCAGTTTCTTTCACTGTGGGTCAGTTTTCAGCGAACAAAGAATTAGTGGCAATGATGGCTGCTGGTATTTCTTTCAGAAGGATTGTGACTCCAATCGTAGCATTCAGTTGTGTTCTTTGGTTTGCTGCGTTCTTCTTAAAACAAACTGTCGTGGCTCCATTAAACGCAAGAGCGAACGAAGAACATAAAATGTTAAAAGAGGGAGACCAAAACACTTTAGTCGGAGTGGTCTACCAAAAACATTTCAAGGGCCAAGAAGGTTTTTATTATATTTATTATTACGATACAAAGGAAGAAGAGATCAAAGGTGGATTTAATTATATCTGCCTAACTCGCGAACAAACTCCTGATTATCTTTTAGTAGCTCAAAAAGCAAAGTTCGATTACCAAAAAGACGTTTGGGTCTTAAAGGGTGTAGAAGAGACCAAATTTGACGATGAACTACAAGTAGTCTCTGTGCAAAAATTTACAGAGAAGGAATATACACTTCCTGAAAAGCCAGACTATTTTAAAAAGTTAAAAGGTTCAGTAGAAGAAATGAACTTCTTTGAACTTTCAGAAGAAAAGGAAAATCGGATCCGTAAAGGATTATCTTACGGAGATGTAGATATTGCAAAACATACATTATTCGCAGAACCTTTACTGATTGTAGTATTAACTTTGGTAGGATGTGCCAGTGGATTTTTTACCAAAAGAATGGCGATTGTTTCCTCTCTTGGAGTTAGTATCGGAGTAGCCCTTCTTTATATGATCATGGATCCTTCTTTCAAATCTTTGGGAGAAAACGAAGTCATTCCTATCTGGCTTGCGAGTTGGATCACTCCTATACTTTTCCTATCCGGACTTTACGTAATTTATAAAAGGTTAAAAGTTTGA
- a CDS encoding HEAT repeat domain-containing protein has product MKKSAITFAILATLIFTVSVSAEKSTEDHIKALSSGSDLEKIEASRYLGDKKEKSAIPELINLLNRANDPKVAVPAGIALGQIGEAGDSTIALKNKVISSDNGDIVYTSLVSILNIVIKNEKAEDAAKEALEFADKNRRSDEFVSDFLNVLTKKLKG; this is encoded by the coding sequence ATGAAAAAAAGCGCCATTACGTTCGCAATACTCGCCACTCTTATTTTTACAGTTTCGGTTTCTGCCGAAAAAAGTACGGAAGATCATATTAAGGCACTTTCCAGCGGATCTGATCTGGAAAAAATCGAAGCTTCCCGTTATTTGGGAGATAAAAAAGAAAAATCCGCAATTCCGGAATTGATCAATCTTCTGAACCGTGCAAATGATCCTAAAGTTGCAGTTCCAGCAGGGATTGCTCTGGGGCAAATCGGAGAAGCAGGTGATTCCACTATCGCTTTAAAAAACAAAGTGATTAGCTCTGATAACGGAGACATCGTTTATACTTCTCTTGTTTCTATCCTAAATATCGTAATCAAAAATGAAAAGGCAGAAGACGCTGCGAAAGAAGCTCTTGAGTTTGCGGATAAAAACCGTAGATCCGATGAGTTTGTTTCCGACTTCTTAAACGTTCTCACTAAAAAATTGAAGGGTTAA
- a CDS encoding HesA/MoeB/ThiF family protein, protein MLSPEELSRYSRNILLNEVKRAGQEKLKKSVVTVIGAGGLGSPALLYLGAAGVGNIRIIDSDIVETTNLQRQIIFKHSDIGRSKSETSSENLRSLNPYINVEGIKVRLNEENAKDLLSGSDLVLEGSDNFDTKFLTNDVCVSEKIPFITAGVLRFEGMVMGVRPGKDACFRCVYENPPAPEHVPSCADAGVIGSMAGMIGTIQATESIQFLLSDSERDSGLFGRILQIDSKSMEFRTISTVRREDCIICGSSH, encoded by the coding sequence GTGTTGAGTCCGGAAGAACTGAGTCGCTATTCCAGGAATATTCTTCTAAACGAAGTTAAGCGTGCAGGTCAGGAAAAACTCAAAAAATCCGTAGTAACGGTAATCGGAGCCGGGGGTCTTGGATCTCCGGCTTTGTTGTATTTAGGGGCGGCCGGAGTAGGAAATATCCGGATCATTGACTCTGATATCGTTGAAACCACAAATCTGCAAAGACAAATCATATTCAAACATTCTGATATAGGAAGATCCAAATCAGAAACTTCTTCCGAAAACCTTAGATCTTTAAATCCTTATATAAATGTAGAAGGTATAAAGGTCAGACTTAACGAAGAGAATGCAAAAGATCTATTGAGTGGGTCCGATTTAGTTTTAGAAGGTTCTGATAATTTTGATACTAAGTTTCTTACAAATGATGTCTGTGTAAGCGAGAAGATCCCTTTTATAACAGCAGGTGTTCTCCGTTTTGAAGGAATGGTAATGGGAGTTCGTCCTGGAAAAGATGCATGTTTTAGATGTGTTTATGAAAATCCCCCAGCCCCAGAACATGTACCTTCCTGTGCGGATGCAGGAGTGATCGGAAGTATGGCTGGAATGATTGGCACAATCCAGGCCACAGAGAGTATTCAGTTTTTATTAAGTGATTCTGAAAGGGATTCAGGATTATTCGGTAGAATTTTACAAATAGATTCTAAATCTATGGAATTCAGGACAATCTCCACAGTCAGACGTGAAGACTGTATTATATGCGGCTCATCTCACTGA
- a CDS encoding LA_0442/LA_0875 N-terminal domain-containing protein, whose product MFYLKRIFVLSLLALIPINIFSETQYVYMKDGRILQGEVLHQNSDKIKFKNAEGKEVEILKNSVERIVFKKPDIEAKREQETKLKAEREAKLKRKREAKLKAEQETKSKAEQKAKLKAEQEAKLKAEQEAKLKTEQEEKLKTEQETKLKAEQEAKLKAEEEAKQKEIEEENKQIVVEEKPKTETKPQPTAETHKLEILAGIGRSKYESQVPNFHRGVEGYATILGGRGGFFNYPPARKDSDAKTINLRYTWNRFVGEIGGSHMNSLESTTSVGYIVYPDLSSNVVSQGAFTAQAPFNTISYKQINAQISYTAYKDSLFEIRPILGYHKIWQTGKDNSTYDVSPKDPNNSSSVDWAIRYGTSFSDYLSGPSVGLAIESKWKEKWETRFELQRQFLHGNSIYTRDQIALILGGAYENRAALNNEWKVDGLNISGKLIYHWKDSVFFWGGFQYSKLSYKMQNLGGDLDLSGDPVSAYVTSILIQSLTQGLAGNSIAKAIFVGAGYSLDFSKKETQ is encoded by the coding sequence ATGTTTTATTTGAAACGAATTTTCGTTTTAAGCTTACTCGCCCTTATTCCAATCAATATTTTTTCCGAAACACAATACGTGTATATGAAAGATGGAAGAATTCTCCAAGGAGAAGTTCTCCATCAAAACTCCGATAAAATCAAATTCAAAAACGCAGAAGGGAAAGAAGTAGAAATACTAAAAAACTCTGTCGAAAGAATCGTTTTTAAAAAACCAGATATCGAAGCAAAGCGCGAACAAGAAACAAAGCTAAAAGCTGAGCGAGAAGCGAAGCTAAAACGAAAGAGAGAAGCAAAATTAAAAGCCGAACAGGAAACAAAGTCGAAAGCCGAGCAAAAAGCAAAGTTAAAAGCAGAACAAGAGGCAAAGCTGAAAGCTGAACAAGAAGCTAAATTAAAAACTGAACAGGAAGAGAAACTAAAAACAGAGCAAGAAACAAAGTTGAAAGCCGAACAAGAAGCAAAATTGAAAGCTGAAGAAGAGGCGAAACAAAAAGAAATCGAGGAAGAAAATAAACAAATCGTCGTCGAAGAAAAACCTAAAACAGAAACAAAACCTCAACCCACTGCGGAAACTCACAAATTAGAGATACTTGCAGGTATTGGCAGAAGTAAATATGAAAGCCAGGTACCGAATTTTCATAGAGGAGTGGAAGGATACGCAACAATATTAGGAGGACGGGGAGGCTTTTTTAACTATCCTCCGGCCCGCAAGGACTCGGATGCAAAAACGATAAATCTAAGATATACCTGGAATCGTTTTGTAGGAGAAATCGGCGGTTCTCATATGAATTCTTTGGAATCTACGACTAGTGTCGGATACATCGTCTATCCGGATCTCTCTTCAAATGTAGTAAGCCAAGGAGCATTTACGGCGCAAGCTCCCTTTAATACAATCAGCTATAAACAAATAAATGCCCAAATTTCTTATACAGCATATAAAGATTCTCTGTTTGAAATCAGACCTATATTAGGTTATCATAAAATATGGCAAACGGGGAAGGACAACTCTACTTACGATGTTTCGCCAAAAGACCCGAATAATTCTAGCAGTGTGGATTGGGCCATAAGATATGGAACCAGTTTCAGCGATTACCTAAGCGGCCCATCAGTCGGGCTTGCGATTGAATCTAAGTGGAAAGAAAAATGGGAAACCCGTTTTGAATTACAAAGGCAATTTTTACATGGAAATTCAATCTACACCAGGGATCAAATCGCCTTAATTCTTGGAGGAGCCTATGAAAATAGAGCCGCGCTGAATAACGAATGGAAAGTAGATGGTTTAAATATCTCTGGAAAACTAATCTACCACTGGAAGGATTCTGTTTTCTTTTGGGGAGGATTTCAATATTCCAAGTTATCCTATAAAATGCAAAACCTCGGAGGAGATTTGGATTTAAGTGGAGATCCGGTTTCTGCTTACGTTACTTCTATTTTAATCCAATCTCTAACACAAGGACTTGCAGGAAATTCTATAGCGAAGGCGATCTTTGTAGGAGCTGGGTATTCTTTAGACTTCTCTAAAAAAGAAACTCAGTGA